One part of the Laribacter hongkongensis DSM 14985 genome encodes these proteins:
- a CDS encoding transcriptional coactivator p15/PC4 family protein, translating into MSIHTIDKSDLDCIRIERKTFRGHDYIDLRQHTDFGDGEGFRPTRKGITLPPDRLPELIEALLALQHEQERGTA; encoded by the coding sequence ATGAGCATCCACACCATCGACAAGAGCGACCTCGACTGCATCCGCATCGAGCGCAAGACCTTCCGGGGCCACGACTACATCGATCTGAGGCAGCACACGGACTTTGGCGACGGCGAAGGATTCCGCCCGACCAGAAAGGGCATCACCCTGCCGCCGGACCGCTTGCCAGAGCTGATCGAAGCCTTGCTGGCACTGCAACACGAACAGGAAAGGGGAACGGCATGA